In Flavobacterium sp. CBA20B-1, one DNA window encodes the following:
- a CDS encoding NADH-quinone oxidoreductase subunit B, with translation MSNPSNIKQVAPPDGFAGEGFFATKLSEVVGLARANSMWPLPFATSCCGIEYMATMAATYDIGRFGSERMSFSPRQADMLLVMGTIAKKMAPILRQVYEQMAEPKWVIAVGACASTGGVFDTYSVLQGIDKVIPVDVYVPGCPPRPEQILDGILELQNIVKNESVRRRSSDEYKDLLNSYNIK, from the coding sequence ATGAGTAATCCATCAAACATAAAACAAGTTGCTCCGCCCGATGGTTTCGCTGGCGAAGGTTTTTTTGCAACAAAATTAAGTGAAGTGGTAGGTTTAGCGCGTGCCAATTCTATGTGGCCACTGCCTTTTGCAACCTCATGTTGCGGTATTGAATACATGGCTACTATGGCTGCTACTTACGATATTGGCCGATTTGGATCAGAACGTATGAGTTTCTCTCCTCGCCAAGCCGATATGCTTTTGGTAATGGGAACCATCGCTAAAAAAATGGCGCCTATTTTACGACAAGTGTACGAACAAATGGCAGAACCTAAATGGGTGATTGCCGTTGGTGCTTGCGCAAGTACAGGTGGTGTTTTTGATACGTATTCGGTTTTGCAGGGTATCGATAAAGTAATTCCTGTTGATGTGTACGTACCTGGTTGCCCACCGCGTCCGGAACAAATTTTAGACGGAATTTTAGAGCTGCAAAACATCGTTAAAAACGAATCGGTACGCCGTAGAAGCAGCGATGAATACAAAGATTTATTAAACTCATACAACATTAAATAA
- a CDS encoding NADH-quinone oxidoreductase subunit A, producing MQSNQLDLIPILMQLGLAAGFVFVTIIISGFLGPKKASKNKDVNFECGIESFGNARVPFNVRYFLVAILFVLFDVEVIFMYPWAVNFMELGWEGLYKMGIFMFLLIVGLLYEFKKKGLEFE from the coding sequence ATGCAATCAAATCAATTAGATTTAATCCCAATCCTTATGCAGCTTGGGCTGGCAGCGGGTTTTGTTTTTGTTACCATTATAATTTCAGGTTTTTTAGGTCCTAAAAAAGCATCGAAAAATAAAGACGTAAACTTCGAATGTGGTATCGAATCGTTCGGTAATGCCCGCGTTCCTTTCAATGTGCGCTACTTTTTGGTGGCCATTCTCTTTGTTTTGTTCGATGTAGAGGTTATTTTCATGTATCCTTGGGCCGTAAATTTCATGGAATTAGGCTGGGAAGGCTTATATAAAATGGGCATTTTTATGTTCCTATTAATTGTAGGCTTATTATATGAGTTTAAGAAAAAAGGATTAGAGTTTGAATAA